CCTGGTGCCATGCGAGCTGTGCCTGGCCGAGCGCTGGCCCTGGTACATCGCGCTCGTGCTGTCGGGTGTGTTCCTCGGCCTGCGCCGGCCGGAGGTCGACCGCTACGCCCCGGCGCTGCTCGGCTTGCTGTTCCTCTGCGCCACGGGCCTCGCCGCCTATCACGTCGGCGTCGAGCAGCATTGGATCGCCGGCCCCGACGCCTGCACGGTCAGCGGCAACCATCACGCCAAGACGATCGAGGAGCTGACGGCCGAGATCATGGCGGCCCCGGTCGTGCGGTGCGACGAGATCCAGTGGAGCCTCGCCGGCATATCGCTCGCCGGCTGGGATGCTATCCTGTGCGTGTGCATGGTCGTTGCCGCCTGGAACGCGCGCCGCCGCCGGCGCCTCGCCGAGGGATATGCCGCATGAGTGCCAAGCCGACCCTGAAGCGTTACCT
This genomic interval from Aliidongia dinghuensis contains the following:
- a CDS encoding disulfide bond formation protein B; translation: MRTPPLSVIVLATSIAVLAGAWFFQLVVGLVPCELCLAERWPWYIALVLSGVFLGLRRPEVDRYAPALLGLLFLCATGLAAYHVGVEQHWIAGPDACTVSGNHHAKTIEELTAEIMAAPVVRCDEIQWSLAGISLAGWDAILCVCMVVAAWNARRRRRLAEGYAA